From the Neorhodopirellula lusitana genome, one window contains:
- a CDS encoding YihY/virulence factor BrkB family protein, translating into MRAWLNYVADAIRRPREELSRRQHQVRYIWDLVVHCARQLTEHRAEGMAAELTYRTIFSLIPVVVLGLVMFRVVGGLEDVQSRVENQLYSFFGVPEIPTQYLRDQIEEIESEQAEVGGAGSDMSLADTGVEDDTETDTEDGTEAGQGEPEPEMELTASNRAKLKDAAATQEATVEAAEVDEALAEAVQDKADETASEIRARASIRRTLSEVTAQIASLDFASIGVIGLLLFIYAAVALADSTEHLFNIIYDAPRQRPIHLRLAIHWSIITLGSGLLALSLYMSGQVVAWAGTIGAGREPLWFLQHSLSLLAGWVLMFLLFALMPNTHVSVRAAAIGAGVAAVLWEFAKYGFQIYVSKAVPYSALYGSLGLIPLFLFWIYVTWLIVLFGLTLTYTLQTMRGRRLRRSLDVREAACGDPDWMLPIMTEVATAFREGRSLGRQELADRLGLASRVVHEMENQLIESGCLRRVSGSAGEEDLLTLARPAETIAIRDVLELAHRSRVTNDHHAWRTLADLKQAERDAAGDRTLADVLGGGDAISY; encoded by the coding sequence TTGCGTGCTTGGTTGAACTATGTGGCCGATGCGATTCGTCGGCCTCGCGAAGAGCTGTCTCGGCGTCAACATCAGGTGCGATACATTTGGGACTTGGTGGTCCACTGTGCACGGCAATTAACCGAACATCGTGCCGAAGGAATGGCGGCGGAACTCACGTACCGCACGATCTTTTCGTTGATTCCGGTCGTGGTATTGGGATTGGTGATGTTCCGCGTGGTGGGTGGGCTGGAAGACGTCCAGTCCCGCGTCGAGAATCAGCTCTATTCATTCTTTGGGGTGCCTGAGATCCCCACTCAGTACCTGCGGGATCAGATTGAAGAGATTGAATCGGAACAGGCCGAAGTCGGCGGTGCCGGCAGTGACATGAGTCTTGCCGATACGGGAGTTGAAGACGACACCGAAACCGACACAGAAGACGGCACTGAGGCGGGCCAAGGAGAGCCGGAACCCGAGATGGAGTTGACGGCCAGCAATCGAGCGAAGTTGAAGGATGCGGCGGCGACCCAAGAGGCCACGGTGGAGGCGGCAGAGGTGGACGAGGCGTTGGCGGAGGCGGTGCAGGACAAGGCCGACGAGACGGCGTCCGAAATCCGGGCCCGGGCGAGCATTCGCCGGACGCTCAGTGAGGTGACGGCCCAGATTGCGTCGCTGGACTTCGCGTCGATTGGTGTGATCGGACTGCTGTTGTTTATCTACGCCGCGGTCGCGTTGGCGGACTCAACGGAGCACCTGTTCAACATCATCTACGACGCGCCGCGGCAACGTCCGATCCATTTGCGGCTAGCGATTCATTGGTCGATCATCACGCTGGGTAGCGGGTTGTTGGCGTTGAGTTTGTATATGTCGGGACAGGTCGTTGCTTGGGCGGGCACGATCGGTGCCGGACGCGAACCGCTTTGGTTTTTACAGCATTCGCTTTCGCTGTTGGCGGGCTGGGTGTTGATGTTCTTGCTGTTTGCGTTGATGCCCAACACTCATGTTTCGGTTCGCGCGGCGGCGATCGGTGCTGGCGTGGCAGCGGTATTGTGGGAATTCGCGAAGTACGGATTCCAGATTTACGTCAGCAAAGCGGTGCCGTATTCGGCGCTTTACGGGTCGCTGGGGTTGATTCCGCTGTTCCTGTTTTGGATCTACGTGACGTGGTTAATCGTCTTGTTTGGGCTGACGTTGACGTACACGTTGCAGACGATGCGTGGCCGACGTTTGCGTCGGTCGTTGGATGTGCGTGAAGCGGCTTGTGGCGATCCTGACTGGATGTTGCCGATCATGACGGAGGTCGCCACCGCGTTTCGAGAAGGCCGATCTTTGGGACGCCAAGAATTGGCCGATCGATTGGGTTTGGCCAGTCGCGTTGTGCACGAAATGGAAAACCAACTGATCGAAAGTGGGTGCCTGCGCCGGGTCAGCGGCAGTGCCGGAGAGGAAGACTTGTTGACGTTGGCACGTCCGGCCGAAACGATCGCGATCCGCGACGTGTTGGAACTGGCTCATCGATCCCGGGTCACCAATGACCATCATGCCTGGCGAACCCTCGCGGACCTGAAGCAGGCCGAACGCGACGCCGCCGGCGATCGAACGCTAGCCGACGTGCTGGGCGGGGGAGATGCTATTAGCTATTAG